From Anticarsia gemmatalis isolate Benzon Research Colony breed Stoneville strain chromosome 3, ilAntGemm2 primary, whole genome shotgun sequence, one genomic window encodes:
- the LOC142986688 gene encoding uncharacterized protein LOC142986688 — protein MVLANLHPFNADTMEWSAYISRFKQFVVLNGIADDLCVPLLISTVGDPIYGLMYNLCAPTDPGTKTLEQLVRLISNYLHPCSNELENRHKFRSRKQKASESITDYLHELKQMANSCYFKSKIMENIRDQLVSGLIDKEIQKRIFDKGLRVYQEILDLALMLEAKSIAPIEKLYDSTEETSNEGKECDTSVLADPPDSLVPEHESSIPPAENITLNMFFQHVDNFQQSSLQQKMDASDVNYDLIGVTELKSENTQELEQITENWTVFRRIHREHRNRTVTLAVRPGVDVTRRTDLESDHGEDVWVSFTSGGRLVYVGLVYVSFNHDDECAKRWCENVQNFIETLKGTVIILGNIIQLTYSKEWDYFLKFTKEFCSFLRSCNLSNRISSSEHDVLLLKEDVFASVSITEGLNDYPSLPFNIKIKILELPSTVEGGVKELDKNVEDHKNVDELENLPGTMTSPSQPVEEKRTFNMFFQHIEELQTLTSLMENNDLSFLNNDFIGLTGLPHNHSQDVVEYIENWTVIKRVHEQYHSKVKLAIRTGINFTRRTDLESSNGEDIWVSFTSAGRHVYVCVVNCFYNKDVETWCKKLENYIGTLKDTVIVLGSMPLIADDEGTMATYNKFLKNCGFIDANGFSHYNILLLQNNVFSTVCAVEDIFKPVAELPPINVKVWL, from the coding sequence ATGGTTCTGGCAAATTTGCACCCTTTCAACGCTGATACTATGGAATGGTCGGCTTATATCAGCCGCTTCAAGCAGTTTGTTGTGCTTAATGGCATTGCAGACGATCTTTGTGTGCCGTTGTTGATCTCGACAGTCGGTGACCCCATATACGGATTGATGTATAACCTCTGTGCTCCCACGGATCCAGGTACCAAGACTCTCGAACAACTTGTACGTCTAATATCCAATTATCTACACCCGTGTTCAAACGAACTCGAAAACCGACACAAATTCCGTTCCCGTAAGCAAAAAGCTAGTGAATCTATTACCGATTATCTACACGAGCTGAAACAAATGGCAAATTCTTGCTACTTCAAATCAAAGATTATGGAAAACATTCGAGATCAGCTGGTCTCTGGCTTGATCGACAAAGAGATACAGAAACGAATTTTTGATAAAGGACTGAGGGTATATCAGGAAATACTCGATTTAGCTCTGATGCTAGAGGCTAAGAGCATAGCGCCAATAGAGAAGTTGTATGACAGCACTGAAGAGACATCTAATGAAGGTAAGGAATGCGACACGAGCGTGCTTGCCGACCCGCCTGACAGTCTCGTACCTGAGCATGAGAGCAGTATTCCGCCCGCAGAGAACATCACACTCAACATGTTCTTTCAACACGTCGATAATTTCCAACAATCCTCACTGCAGCAAAAAATGGATGCTTCAGATGTGAACTACGACCTTATTGGAGTCACTGAGTTAAAAAGTGAAAATACTCAAGAGTTAGAGCAAATAACCGAAAACTGGACGGTGTTTAGACGAATACATCGTGAACATAGAAATAGAACAGTGACACTTGCAGTTCGGCCCGGTGTCGACGTCACTCGCCGGACAGACCTCGAGTCTGATCACGGAGAAGACGTGTGGGTGTCGTTTACGTCAGGAGGTCGTCTCGTGTACGTAGGCCTTGTGTATGTAAGCTTTAACCATGACGATGAATGTGCAAAAAGATGGTGCGAAAATGtccaaaattttattgaaacactTAAAGGCACTGTTATTATTTTaggaaatataatacaattgaCATATTCCAAGGAATGGGACTACTTTCTTAAATTCACAAAAGAATTTTGCTCGTTTCTACGTAGTTGTAACTTAAGTAATAGGATTAGTTCTAGTGAACATGATGTTCTTTTATTAAAGGAGGACGTTTTTGCATCAGTTTCGATTACGGAAGGTCTAAATGATTATCCATCATTACCGtttaatataaagattaaaatTCTTGAACTCCCTTCAACAGTGGAAGGCGGTGTCAAAGAATTAGATAAAAATGTAGAAGATCATAAAAATGTAGATGAACTTGAGAACCTTCCCGGTACCATGACAAGTCCTAGCCAGCCTGTAGAAGAAAAACGTACATTTAACATGTTCTTCCAGCACATTGAAGAGCTTCAGACATTAACATCGTTGATGGAAAATAATGACTTATCATTTTTGAATAATGATTTCATTGGATTAACGGGGCTACCACATAACCATTCACAGGATGTAGTGGAATACATAGAAAACTGGACAGTGATAAAGCGAGTACATGAGCAGTATCATTCTAAGGTGAAACTTGCCATTCGGACTGGTATAAATTTTACACGTAGAACAGATCTTGAGTCAAGCAATGGAGAAGACATCTGGGTGTCGTTTACGTCAGCCGGTCGTCACGTTTACGTGTGTGTTGTCAATTGTTTCTATAACAAAGATGTGGAAACATGGTGTAAAAAGCTTGAAAATTATATCGGTACTCTTAAAGACACGGTTATTGTATTAGGCAGTATGCCTTTAATAGCCGATGATGAAGGGACTATGGCTACTTATAATaagtttttgaaaaattgtGGTTTTATAGATGCTAATGGTTTTagtcattataatatacttttgttGCAAAATAACGTTTTTTCTACTGTTTGTGCCGTGGAAGATATTTTCAAACCCGTGGCGGAACTGCCTCcaataaatgttaaagtatggttataa